One genomic window of Ammospiza nelsoni isolate bAmmNel1 chromosome 4, bAmmNel1.pri, whole genome shotgun sequence includes the following:
- the TRPC3 gene encoding short transient receptor potential channel 3 isoform X1 — protein MSSKGRKSKEQGRVTFPPQQEEEEEGAEEEEQQRRRRGWRGVNGGPEPPPPPQRAVKTLREPYGYYPPPPFASTMYIEESPSLRRMTMMREKGRRQAIRGPAFMFNNRGTSLTAEEERFLDAAEYGNIPVVRKMLEESKTLNVNCVDYMGQNALQLAVGNEHLEVTELLLKKENLARIGDALLLAISKGYIRIVEAILNHPGFSVNKRLTLSPCEQELQDDDFYSYDEDGTRFSPDITPIILAAHCQKYEVVHMLLMKGARIERPHDYFCKCNDCTEKQKHDSFSHSRSRINAYKGLASPAYLSLSSEDPVLTALELSNELAKLANIEKEFKNDYRKLSMQCKDFVVGVLDLCRDSEEVEAILNGDLNAEPLEAQRHRASLSRVKLAIKYEVKKFVAHPNCQQQLLTIWYENLSGLREQTIAIKCLVVLVVALGLPFLAIGYWIAPCSRLGRILRSPFMKFVAHAASFIIFLGLLVFNASDRFEGITTLPNVTVTDYPKQIFRVKTTQFTWTEMLIMVWVLGMMWSECKELWLEGPREYILQLWNVLDFGMLSIFIAAFTARLLAFLQATKAQQYVDNYIEENDLSEVTLPPEIEYFTYARDKWLPSDPQIISEGLYAIAVVLSFSRIAYILPANESFGPLQISLGRTVKDIFKFMVLFIMVFLAFMIGMFILYSYYLGAKLNPAFTTVEESFKTLFWSIFGLSEVTSVVLKYDHKFIENIGYVLYGIYNVTMVVVLLNMLIAMINSSYQEIEDDSDVEWKFARSKLWLSYFDDGKTLPPPFSLVPSPKSFFYFIMRIINFSKCRRRRLQKDIEMGMGNSKSRLNLFTQSNSRVFESHSFNSILNQPTRYQQIMKRLIKRYVLKAQVDKENDEVNEGELKEIKQDISSLRYELLEDKSQATEELAILIHKLSEKLNPNMLRCE, from the exons ATGTCGAgcaagggcaggaagagcaaGGAGCAGGGGAGAGTGACCTTCCCCccgcagcaggaggaggaggaggaaggggcagaggaagaagagcagcagcgCCGGCGCCGCGGCTGGAGAGGCGTCAATGGGGGGCCGGAGCCCCCTCCGCCGCCGCAAAGAGCTGTCAAAACCCTCCGGGAGCCCTACGGATACTACCCGCCCCCCCCTTTTGCCAGCACCAT GTACATCGAAGAGAGCCCGTCCCTGAGGCGGATGACCATGatgagggagaagggaaggcgACAGGCCATCCGGGGCCCGGCCTTCATGTTCAACAACAGGGGCACGAGCCTGACGGCCGAGGAGGAGCGCTTCCTGGACGCTGCCGAGTACGGCAACATCCCCGTGGTGCGCAAAATGCTCGAGGAGTCAAAGACGCTCAATGTCAACTGCGTTGACTACATGGGCCAGAACGCCTTGCAGCTCGCTGTGGGGAATGAACATTTGGAAGTGACAGAACTTCTGTTAAAAAAAGAGAACTTGGCACGGATTGGAGATGCCCTGCTGCTCGCAATCAGCAAGGGTTACATTAGGATAGTGGAAGCGATTTTGAATCATCCTGGGTTTTCGGTAAACAAGCGACTGACTCTGAGCCCTTgtgagcaggagctccaggatgATGATTTTTATTCCTATGACGAAGACGGTACCCGCTTTTCTCCAGACATCACTCCCATCATTTTAGCTGCCCACTGCCAAAAATACGAAGTTGTGCACATGCTGTTGATGAAAGGAGCGAGGATAGAAAGACCTCATGATTATTTCTGCAAATGTAATGACTGTACAGAGAAGCAAAAACATGATTCTTTCAGTCACTCTAGGTCAAGAATAAATGCCTACAAAGGACTGGCCAGTCCGGCTTATCTGTCCCTCTCCAGCGAAGATCCAGTGCTCACTGCTCTCGAACTCAGCAATGAACTTGCCAAGTTGGCCAACATTGAAAAAGAATTCAAG AACGACTACCGCAAGCTGTCCATGCAGTGCAAGGACTTCGTGGTTGGCGTCCTGGACCTGTGCCGGGACTCGGAGGAGGTGGAGGCCATTCTGAACGGGGACCTGAACGCGGAGCCGCTGGAGGCGCAGAGGCACCGCGCGTCCCTGAGCCGCGTCAAGCTGGCCATCAAGTACGAAGTCAAAAAG tTTGTGGCCCATCCAAACTGTCAGCAACAGCTCCTGACCATCTGGTATGAAAACCTCTCAGGATTACGGGAGCAGACCATAGCTATCAAGTGTCTGGTGGTGCTGGTTGTGGCACTGGGCCTTCCCTTTCTAGCCATTGGTTATTGGATTGCACCATGTAGCAGG CTTGGAAGAATTCTTCGAAGCCCATTTATGAAATTTGTGGCACATGCAGCATCCTTCATTATTTTCCTAGGCCTGCTGGTGTTCAATGCTTCAGACAGATTTGAGGGCATAACCACACTGCCCAATGTCACTGTCACTGATTACCCCAAGCAGATCTTTAGGGTGAAGACCACCCAGTTCACCTGGACAGAAATGCTGATCATGGTGTGGGTTCTTG GTATGATGTGGTCAGAATGCAaagagctgtggctggaaggACCCAGGGAATACATCTTGCAGTTATGGAATGTTCTGGATTTTGGGATGCTGTCcatttttattgctgctttcacagccaGGCTCCTGGCATTCCTTCAGGCCACAAAAGCACAACAGTATGTGGACAACTACATTGAGGAGAATGACCTCTCTGAGGTCACACTTCCTCCAGAAATTGAATACTTTACTTATG CTAGAGATAAATGGCTCCCATCTGATCCTCAGATAATATCTGAAGGCCTTTATGCAATTGCTGTTGTTCTCAGCTTTTCTCGGATTGCCTACATCCTGCCTGCAAATGAGAGTTTTGGGCCCTTGCAGATCTCCCTTGGAAGGACTGTTAAGGACATCTTCAAGTTTATGGTCCTTTTTATTATGGTATTTCTTGCATTTATGATTGGAATGTTCATACTGTACTCCTACTACCTTGGAGCTAAACTGAACCCAGCCTTTACGAC agtGGAAGAAAGTTTCAAGACCTTATTTTGGTCAATATTTGGCTTATCTGAAGTAACCTCTGTTGTCCTCAAATACGATCACAAGTTCATTGAGAACATTGGTTATGTTCTTTATGGCATATACAATGTCACAATGGTGGTGGTTCTGCTCAACATGCTGATTGCCATGATCAACAGTTCATATCAAGAAATTGAG GATGACAGTGATGTGGAGTGGAAGTTTGCTCGTTCTAAACTTTGGCTGTCATATTTTGATGATGGAAAAACATTACCTCCACCCTTCAGTCTTGTACCAAGCCCCAaatcttttttctatttcatcATGAGGATCATTAACTTTTCCAAGTGCAGGAGGAGACGGCTACAGAAGGACAttgaaatgggaatgggaaactCCAAATCAAGG TTAAACCTTTTCACTCAGTCAAATTCCAGAGTTTTTGAATCCCACAGTTTTAACAGCATTCTCAATCAGCCAACACGCTATCAG CAAATAATGAAGAGACTGATAAAACGCTACGTTCTGAAAGCACAAGTGGACAAAGAAAATGATGAAGTCAATGAAG GTGAATTAAAGGAAATCAAACAGGACATCTCCAGTCTTCGCTATGAACTGTTGGAGGATAAGTCCCAAGCAACAGAAGAGTTGGCAATTTTAATACATAAACTCAGTGAGAAACTAAATCCCAATATGCTGAGATGTGAATGA
- the TRPC3 gene encoding short transient receptor potential channel 3 isoform X2 — MSSKGRKSKEQGRVTFPPQQEEEEEGAEEEEQQRRRRGWRGVNGGPEPPPPPQRAVKTLREPYGYYPPPPFASTMYIEESPSLRRMTMMREKGRRQAIRGPAFMFNNRGTSLTAEEERFLDAAEYGNIPVVRKMLEESKTLNVNCVDYMGQNALQLAVGNEHLEVTELLLKKENLARIGDALLLAISKGYIRIVEAILNHPGFSVNKRLTLSPCEQELQDDDFYSYDEDGTRFSPDITPIILAAHCQKYEVVHMLLMKGARIERPHDYFCKCNDCTEKQKHDSFSHSRSRINAYKGLASPAYLSLSSEDPVLTALELSNELAKLANIEKEFKNDYRKLSMQCKDFVVGVLDLCRDSEEVEAILNGDLNAEPLEAQRHRASLSRVKLAIKYEVKKLGRILRSPFMKFVAHAASFIIFLGLLVFNASDRFEGITTLPNVTVTDYPKQIFRVKTTQFTWTEMLIMVWVLGMMWSECKELWLEGPREYILQLWNVLDFGMLSIFIAAFTARLLAFLQATKAQQYVDNYIEENDLSEVTLPPEIEYFTYARDKWLPSDPQIISEGLYAIAVVLSFSRIAYILPANESFGPLQISLGRTVKDIFKFMVLFIMVFLAFMIGMFILYSYYLGAKLNPAFTTVEESFKTLFWSIFGLSEVTSVVLKYDHKFIENIGYVLYGIYNVTMVVVLLNMLIAMINSSYQEIEDDSDVEWKFARSKLWLSYFDDGKTLPPPFSLVPSPKSFFYFIMRIINFSKCRRRRLQKDIEMGMGNSKSRLNLFTQSNSRVFESHSFNSILNQPTRYQQIMKRLIKRYVLKAQVDKENDEVNEGELKEIKQDISSLRYELLEDKSQATEELAILIHKLSEKLNPNMLRCE; from the exons ATGTCGAgcaagggcaggaagagcaaGGAGCAGGGGAGAGTGACCTTCCCCccgcagcaggaggaggaggaggaaggggcagaggaagaagagcagcagcgCCGGCGCCGCGGCTGGAGAGGCGTCAATGGGGGGCCGGAGCCCCCTCCGCCGCCGCAAAGAGCTGTCAAAACCCTCCGGGAGCCCTACGGATACTACCCGCCCCCCCCTTTTGCCAGCACCAT GTACATCGAAGAGAGCCCGTCCCTGAGGCGGATGACCATGatgagggagaagggaaggcgACAGGCCATCCGGGGCCCGGCCTTCATGTTCAACAACAGGGGCACGAGCCTGACGGCCGAGGAGGAGCGCTTCCTGGACGCTGCCGAGTACGGCAACATCCCCGTGGTGCGCAAAATGCTCGAGGAGTCAAAGACGCTCAATGTCAACTGCGTTGACTACATGGGCCAGAACGCCTTGCAGCTCGCTGTGGGGAATGAACATTTGGAAGTGACAGAACTTCTGTTAAAAAAAGAGAACTTGGCACGGATTGGAGATGCCCTGCTGCTCGCAATCAGCAAGGGTTACATTAGGATAGTGGAAGCGATTTTGAATCATCCTGGGTTTTCGGTAAACAAGCGACTGACTCTGAGCCCTTgtgagcaggagctccaggatgATGATTTTTATTCCTATGACGAAGACGGTACCCGCTTTTCTCCAGACATCACTCCCATCATTTTAGCTGCCCACTGCCAAAAATACGAAGTTGTGCACATGCTGTTGATGAAAGGAGCGAGGATAGAAAGACCTCATGATTATTTCTGCAAATGTAATGACTGTACAGAGAAGCAAAAACATGATTCTTTCAGTCACTCTAGGTCAAGAATAAATGCCTACAAAGGACTGGCCAGTCCGGCTTATCTGTCCCTCTCCAGCGAAGATCCAGTGCTCACTGCTCTCGAACTCAGCAATGAACTTGCCAAGTTGGCCAACATTGAAAAAGAATTCAAG AACGACTACCGCAAGCTGTCCATGCAGTGCAAGGACTTCGTGGTTGGCGTCCTGGACCTGTGCCGGGACTCGGAGGAGGTGGAGGCCATTCTGAACGGGGACCTGAACGCGGAGCCGCTGGAGGCGCAGAGGCACCGCGCGTCCCTGAGCCGCGTCAAGCTGGCCATCAAGTACGAAGTCAAAAAG CTTGGAAGAATTCTTCGAAGCCCATTTATGAAATTTGTGGCACATGCAGCATCCTTCATTATTTTCCTAGGCCTGCTGGTGTTCAATGCTTCAGACAGATTTGAGGGCATAACCACACTGCCCAATGTCACTGTCACTGATTACCCCAAGCAGATCTTTAGGGTGAAGACCACCCAGTTCACCTGGACAGAAATGCTGATCATGGTGTGGGTTCTTG GTATGATGTGGTCAGAATGCAaagagctgtggctggaaggACCCAGGGAATACATCTTGCAGTTATGGAATGTTCTGGATTTTGGGATGCTGTCcatttttattgctgctttcacagccaGGCTCCTGGCATTCCTTCAGGCCACAAAAGCACAACAGTATGTGGACAACTACATTGAGGAGAATGACCTCTCTGAGGTCACACTTCCTCCAGAAATTGAATACTTTACTTATG CTAGAGATAAATGGCTCCCATCTGATCCTCAGATAATATCTGAAGGCCTTTATGCAATTGCTGTTGTTCTCAGCTTTTCTCGGATTGCCTACATCCTGCCTGCAAATGAGAGTTTTGGGCCCTTGCAGATCTCCCTTGGAAGGACTGTTAAGGACATCTTCAAGTTTATGGTCCTTTTTATTATGGTATTTCTTGCATTTATGATTGGAATGTTCATACTGTACTCCTACTACCTTGGAGCTAAACTGAACCCAGCCTTTACGAC agtGGAAGAAAGTTTCAAGACCTTATTTTGGTCAATATTTGGCTTATCTGAAGTAACCTCTGTTGTCCTCAAATACGATCACAAGTTCATTGAGAACATTGGTTATGTTCTTTATGGCATATACAATGTCACAATGGTGGTGGTTCTGCTCAACATGCTGATTGCCATGATCAACAGTTCATATCAAGAAATTGAG GATGACAGTGATGTGGAGTGGAAGTTTGCTCGTTCTAAACTTTGGCTGTCATATTTTGATGATGGAAAAACATTACCTCCACCCTTCAGTCTTGTACCAAGCCCCAaatcttttttctatttcatcATGAGGATCATTAACTTTTCCAAGTGCAGGAGGAGACGGCTACAGAAGGACAttgaaatgggaatgggaaactCCAAATCAAGG TTAAACCTTTTCACTCAGTCAAATTCCAGAGTTTTTGAATCCCACAGTTTTAACAGCATTCTCAATCAGCCAACACGCTATCAG CAAATAATGAAGAGACTGATAAAACGCTACGTTCTGAAAGCACAAGTGGACAAAGAAAATGATGAAGTCAATGAAG GTGAATTAAAGGAAATCAAACAGGACATCTCCAGTCTTCGCTATGAACTGTTGGAGGATAAGTCCCAAGCAACAGAAGAGTTGGCAATTTTAATACATAAACTCAGTGAGAAACTAAATCCCAATATGCTGAGATGTGAATGA
- the TRPC3 gene encoding short transient receptor potential channel 3 isoform X3 has protein sequence MSSKGRKSKEQGRVTFPPQQEEEEEGAEEEEQQRRRRGWRGVNGGPEPPPPPQRAVKTLREPYGYYPPPPFASTMYIEESPSLRRMTMMREKGRRQAIRGPAFMFNNRGTSLTAEEERFLDAAEYGNIPVVRKMLEESKTLNVNCVDYMGQNALQLAVGNEHLEVTELLLKKENLARIGDALLLAISKGYIRIVEAILNHPGFSVNKRLTLSPCEQELQDDDFYSYDEDGTRFSPDITPIILAAHCQKYEVVHMLLMKGARIERPHDYFCKCNDCTEKQKHDSFSHSRSRINAYKGLASPAYLSLSSEDPVLTALELSNELAKLANIEKEFKNDYRKLSMQCKDFVVGVLDLCRDSEEVEAILNGDLNAEPLEAQRHRASLSRVKLAIKYEVKKFVAHPNCQQQLLTIWYENLSGLREQTIAIKCLVVLVVALGLPFLAIGYWIAPCSRLGRILRSPFMKFVAHAASFIIFLGLLVFNASDRFEGITTLPNVTVTDYPKQIFRVKTTQFTWTEMLIMVWVLGMMWSECKELWLEGPREYILQLWNVLDFGMLSIFIAAFTARLLAFLQATKAQQYVDNYIEENDLSEVTLPPEIEYFTYARDKWLPSDPQIISEGLYAIAVVLSFSRIAYILPANESFGPLQISLGRTVKDIFKFMVLFIMVFLAFMIGMFILYSYYLGAKLNPAFTTVEESFKTLFWSIFGLSEVTSVVLKYDHKFIENIGYVLYGIYNVTMVVVLLNMLIAMINSSYQEIEDDSDVEWKFARSKLWLSYFDDGKTLPPPFSLVPSPKSFFYFIMRIINFSKCRRRRLQKDIEMGMGNSKSRLNLFTQSNSRVFESHSFNSILNQPTRYQAGVTERAKKEK, from the exons ATGTCGAgcaagggcaggaagagcaaGGAGCAGGGGAGAGTGACCTTCCCCccgcagcaggaggaggaggaggaaggggcagaggaagaagagcagcagcgCCGGCGCCGCGGCTGGAGAGGCGTCAATGGGGGGCCGGAGCCCCCTCCGCCGCCGCAAAGAGCTGTCAAAACCCTCCGGGAGCCCTACGGATACTACCCGCCCCCCCCTTTTGCCAGCACCAT GTACATCGAAGAGAGCCCGTCCCTGAGGCGGATGACCATGatgagggagaagggaaggcgACAGGCCATCCGGGGCCCGGCCTTCATGTTCAACAACAGGGGCACGAGCCTGACGGCCGAGGAGGAGCGCTTCCTGGACGCTGCCGAGTACGGCAACATCCCCGTGGTGCGCAAAATGCTCGAGGAGTCAAAGACGCTCAATGTCAACTGCGTTGACTACATGGGCCAGAACGCCTTGCAGCTCGCTGTGGGGAATGAACATTTGGAAGTGACAGAACTTCTGTTAAAAAAAGAGAACTTGGCACGGATTGGAGATGCCCTGCTGCTCGCAATCAGCAAGGGTTACATTAGGATAGTGGAAGCGATTTTGAATCATCCTGGGTTTTCGGTAAACAAGCGACTGACTCTGAGCCCTTgtgagcaggagctccaggatgATGATTTTTATTCCTATGACGAAGACGGTACCCGCTTTTCTCCAGACATCACTCCCATCATTTTAGCTGCCCACTGCCAAAAATACGAAGTTGTGCACATGCTGTTGATGAAAGGAGCGAGGATAGAAAGACCTCATGATTATTTCTGCAAATGTAATGACTGTACAGAGAAGCAAAAACATGATTCTTTCAGTCACTCTAGGTCAAGAATAAATGCCTACAAAGGACTGGCCAGTCCGGCTTATCTGTCCCTCTCCAGCGAAGATCCAGTGCTCACTGCTCTCGAACTCAGCAATGAACTTGCCAAGTTGGCCAACATTGAAAAAGAATTCAAG AACGACTACCGCAAGCTGTCCATGCAGTGCAAGGACTTCGTGGTTGGCGTCCTGGACCTGTGCCGGGACTCGGAGGAGGTGGAGGCCATTCTGAACGGGGACCTGAACGCGGAGCCGCTGGAGGCGCAGAGGCACCGCGCGTCCCTGAGCCGCGTCAAGCTGGCCATCAAGTACGAAGTCAAAAAG tTTGTGGCCCATCCAAACTGTCAGCAACAGCTCCTGACCATCTGGTATGAAAACCTCTCAGGATTACGGGAGCAGACCATAGCTATCAAGTGTCTGGTGGTGCTGGTTGTGGCACTGGGCCTTCCCTTTCTAGCCATTGGTTATTGGATTGCACCATGTAGCAGG CTTGGAAGAATTCTTCGAAGCCCATTTATGAAATTTGTGGCACATGCAGCATCCTTCATTATTTTCCTAGGCCTGCTGGTGTTCAATGCTTCAGACAGATTTGAGGGCATAACCACACTGCCCAATGTCACTGTCACTGATTACCCCAAGCAGATCTTTAGGGTGAAGACCACCCAGTTCACCTGGACAGAAATGCTGATCATGGTGTGGGTTCTTG GTATGATGTGGTCAGAATGCAaagagctgtggctggaaggACCCAGGGAATACATCTTGCAGTTATGGAATGTTCTGGATTTTGGGATGCTGTCcatttttattgctgctttcacagccaGGCTCCTGGCATTCCTTCAGGCCACAAAAGCACAACAGTATGTGGACAACTACATTGAGGAGAATGACCTCTCTGAGGTCACACTTCCTCCAGAAATTGAATACTTTACTTATG CTAGAGATAAATGGCTCCCATCTGATCCTCAGATAATATCTGAAGGCCTTTATGCAATTGCTGTTGTTCTCAGCTTTTCTCGGATTGCCTACATCCTGCCTGCAAATGAGAGTTTTGGGCCCTTGCAGATCTCCCTTGGAAGGACTGTTAAGGACATCTTCAAGTTTATGGTCCTTTTTATTATGGTATTTCTTGCATTTATGATTGGAATGTTCATACTGTACTCCTACTACCTTGGAGCTAAACTGAACCCAGCCTTTACGAC agtGGAAGAAAGTTTCAAGACCTTATTTTGGTCAATATTTGGCTTATCTGAAGTAACCTCTGTTGTCCTCAAATACGATCACAAGTTCATTGAGAACATTGGTTATGTTCTTTATGGCATATACAATGTCACAATGGTGGTGGTTCTGCTCAACATGCTGATTGCCATGATCAACAGTTCATATCAAGAAATTGAG GATGACAGTGATGTGGAGTGGAAGTTTGCTCGTTCTAAACTTTGGCTGTCATATTTTGATGATGGAAAAACATTACCTCCACCCTTCAGTCTTGTACCAAGCCCCAaatcttttttctatttcatcATGAGGATCATTAACTTTTCCAAGTGCAGGAGGAGACGGCTACAGAAGGACAttgaaatgggaatgggaaactCCAAATCAAGG TTAAACCTTTTCACTCAGTCAAATTCCAGAGTTTTTGAATCCCACAGTTTTAACAGCATTCTCAATCAGCCAACACGCTATCAG GCTGGTGTGACAGAGAGagctaagaaagaaaaatga